From Micromonospora nigra, one genomic window encodes:
- a CDS encoding TRM11 family SAM-dependent methyltransferase codes for MSRFGLLVLPATNRVYAHSAVDLTRAELEIFSGAVLGGRIGELDTATVGGARYVTFTADGGLDERDAALLGNVSAAYALFEFVGDLLRPVPLTRLDRYDDDLVTIQKYVGKTNEQFTKLLLNVTLLATEWAGDLLTRRFRVLDPLCGRGTTLNQAVMYGFDAAGVDRDQKDFEAYQAFLTTWLKRKRVKHRVLESGPVRRERKVVGKRLRVELAASKEAHKAGDVQTVDVVSADTTRVGEFFRPESVDLVVADAPYGVQHGSRTAETGLARDPLALLTAAVPKWVRLLRPGGALGISWNTNVARRDDAAAVLTDAGLDVCDDGPWRGLAHRVDQAIVRDVLVARRPG; via the coding sequence ATGAGCCGATTCGGACTGCTGGTCCTGCCCGCCACCAACCGGGTGTACGCCCACTCCGCCGTCGACCTCACCCGCGCCGAGCTGGAGATCTTCAGCGGCGCGGTGCTCGGCGGCCGGATCGGGGAACTGGACACCGCCACCGTCGGGGGTGCCCGCTACGTCACCTTCACCGCCGACGGCGGGCTGGACGAGCGGGACGCCGCGCTGCTCGGCAACGTCTCCGCCGCGTACGCCCTGTTCGAGTTCGTCGGTGACCTGCTGCGGCCGGTGCCGCTGACCCGGCTCGACCGCTACGACGACGACCTGGTGACCATCCAGAAGTACGTCGGCAAGACCAACGAGCAGTTCACCAAGCTGCTGCTCAACGTGACCCTGCTGGCCACCGAGTGGGCCGGTGACCTGCTGACCCGCCGGTTCCGGGTGCTCGACCCGCTGTGCGGGCGCGGCACCACCCTCAACCAGGCCGTGATGTACGGCTTCGACGCGGCCGGGGTGGACCGCGACCAGAAGGACTTCGAGGCGTACCAGGCGTTCCTCACCACCTGGCTCAAGCGCAAGCGGGTCAAGCACCGGGTGCTGGAGTCCGGCCCCGTCCGCCGGGAACGCAAGGTCGTCGGGAAGCGGCTGCGGGTCGAGCTGGCCGCCTCCAAGGAGGCGCACAAAGCCGGTGACGTGCAGACCGTCGACGTGGTCAGCGCCGACACCACCCGGGTCGGGGAGTTCTTCCGCCCCGAGTCCGTCGACCTGGTCGTGGCCGACGCGCCGTACGGCGTGCAGCACGGCAGCCGGACGGCCGAGACCGGCCTGGCCCGCGACCCGCTGGCGCTGCTCACGGCGGCCGTGCCCAAGTGGGTGCGGCTGCTGCGGCCCGGTGGCGCGCTCGGCATCTCGTGGAACACGAACGTGGCCCGCCGCGACGACGCCGCCGCCGTGCTGACCGACGCGGGACTCGACGTCTGCGACGACGGCCCGTGGCGGGGCCTGGCCCACCGGGTGGACCAGGCGATCGTGCGCGACGTCCTGGTCGCCCGCCGGCCCGGCTGA
- a CDS encoding lysylphosphatidylglycerol synthase transmembrane domain-containing protein, with amino-acid sequence MVAAGARGRRSLWGWVRLLGGVAVLAGLLGWFGTGPFLAGLRLIDAPALAAALGIGVLTTVCCAWRWSLVAAGLGVRLPLGEAVAHCYRAVFLNATLPGGVLGDVHRAVRHGRDVGDVGRGIRAVVWERTAGQVVLVAVAVVVLAAFPSPVRPHLPAAIAGLAAVVLVAGLAARLLPRSGASRWARGLRTAVADVRSGLLGRRTWLGVLVASTLAVVGHLATFVVAARTAGSTAPLSLLVPLTLLALLAMGVPANVAGFGPREGVAAWGFAAAGLTAAEGVATATVYGALVLVASLPGAAVLVAARRVRVPAPA; translated from the coding sequence GTGGTGGCAGCTGGCGCGCGTGGACGACGGTCGCTCTGGGGCTGGGTACGCCTGCTCGGCGGTGTCGCCGTGCTCGCCGGCCTGCTCGGCTGGTTCGGCACCGGCCCGTTCCTGGCCGGTCTGCGCCTGATCGACGCGCCGGCCCTCGCCGCCGCTCTCGGCATCGGGGTGCTCACCACGGTCTGCTGCGCCTGGCGGTGGAGCCTGGTCGCCGCCGGGTTGGGCGTACGCCTGCCGCTGGGGGAGGCGGTGGCGCACTGCTACCGGGCCGTGTTCCTCAACGCCACCCTGCCCGGCGGGGTGCTCGGCGACGTGCACCGGGCGGTGCGCCACGGCCGTGACGTCGGCGACGTCGGGCGGGGCATCCGCGCGGTGGTGTGGGAGCGCACCGCCGGCCAGGTCGTGCTGGTGGCCGTGGCGGTGGTCGTGCTGGCCGCCTTCCCGTCGCCGGTCCGCCCCCACCTGCCGGCGGCGATCGCCGGGCTCGCCGCGGTGGTGCTCGTCGCCGGGTTGGCAGCCCGGCTGCTGCCCCGCAGCGGGGCGTCCCGGTGGGCGCGTGGTCTGCGCACCGCCGTGGCCGACGTGCGTTCGGGTCTGTTGGGTCGGCGCACCTGGCTGGGTGTGCTGGTGGCCTCCACGCTGGCGGTCGTCGGCCACCTCGCGACGTTCGTCGTCGCGGCCCGCACCGCCGGGTCCACCGCCCCGCTGTCCCTGCTGGTTCCGTTGACCCTGCTCGCCCTGCTGGCGATGGGGGTGCCGGCGAACGTCGCCGGCTTCGGCCCCCGCGAGGGCGTGGCCGCGTGGGGCTTCGCCGCCGCCGGTCTCACCGCCGCCGAGGGCGTGGCCACCGCCACCGTGTACGGAGCCCTGGTGCTCGTCGCGAGCCTGCCCGGAGCCGCCGTCCTGGTGGCGGCCCGGCGTGTCCGAGTGCCTGCCCCCGCCTGA
- a CDS encoding GTP cyclohydrolase II has protein sequence MSETLPVATVRTRVTVPLRFPDGYVTTARVHTFDGLVDGREHLAFALGDRVGGPDDGAGGGVPLVRPHSECLTGDVFGSQRCDCGPQLREAVERIAETGGYLLYLRQEGRGIGLYAKLDAYALQDAGLDTFEANLALGHAEDERDYTVAAQMLAALGVEKIAVLSNNPEKTVQLGRLGLTVTEQVPTGIFLSPANADYLAAKASRAARAVDLPGVR, from the coding sequence ATGTCCGAAACACTGCCTGTCGCCACGGTCCGGACGCGGGTGACGGTCCCGCTGCGGTTCCCCGACGGCTACGTGACCACCGCCCGGGTGCACACCTTCGACGGCCTGGTCGACGGCCGGGAACACCTCGCCTTCGCCCTCGGTGACCGGGTCGGCGGGCCGGACGACGGGGCCGGCGGCGGCGTGCCGCTGGTCCGCCCGCACAGCGAGTGCCTGACCGGCGACGTGTTCGGCAGCCAGCGCTGTGACTGCGGCCCGCAACTGCGCGAGGCGGTCGAACGCATCGCCGAGACCGGCGGTTACCTGCTCTACCTGCGGCAGGAGGGCCGGGGCATCGGCCTGTACGCCAAGCTCGACGCGTACGCCCTGCAGGACGCCGGGCTGGACACCTTCGAGGCCAACCTGGCCCTGGGGCACGCCGAGGACGAGCGGGACTACACCGTCGCCGCGCAGATGCTCGCCGCGCTGGGGGTCGAGAAGATCGCGGTGCTGAGCAACAACCCGGAGAAGACCGTCCAACTCGGCCGGCTCGGGCTGACCGTCACCGAACAGGTGCCCACCGGGATCTTCCTGTCCCCGGCCAACGCCGACTACCTGGCGGCGAAGGCCAGCCGGGCCGCCCGCGCGGTCGACCTGCCCGGCGTCCGGTGA
- a CDS encoding zinc-dependent alcohol dehydrogenase: protein MPRTAHAFWLRAPGEGEIRPVTLPAPGPDEVLVRARFSGVSRGTETLVFTGGVPESQYAAMRAPYQEGDFPAPVKYGYLSVGDVEAGPDHLRGRTVFCLHPHQSAYVVPVDAVVVVPDGVPAARAVLAGTVETAVNALWDAAPLVGDRVSVVGGGMVGCAVAALLARFPGVRVELVDPDETRAGVAAALGVDFAAPAAATGGRDLVVHASATAAGLQRSLELLRPEGTVVELSWYGDRPVQLSLGGVFHSGRLTVRSSQVGAVAPARRGSRSYADRLALALDLLADPAFDVLLSGESRFAELPDVLARLSAGDLPALCHLIRYDGE from the coding sequence TTGCCGCGAACCGCCCACGCCTTCTGGCTGCGCGCCCCCGGCGAGGGCGAGATCCGGCCGGTGACCCTGCCCGCTCCCGGCCCCGACGAGGTCCTCGTCCGGGCCCGCTTCTCCGGCGTCAGCCGGGGCACCGAGACGCTCGTGTTCACCGGCGGCGTTCCCGAGAGCCAGTACGCCGCCATGCGCGCCCCGTACCAGGAAGGCGACTTCCCCGCCCCGGTCAAGTACGGCTACCTCAGTGTCGGCGACGTCGAGGCCGGGCCCGACCACCTGCGCGGTCGGACGGTGTTCTGCCTGCACCCGCACCAGAGCGCGTACGTGGTGCCGGTCGACGCCGTCGTCGTCGTACCGGACGGGGTGCCGGCGGCCCGCGCGGTGCTCGCCGGCACGGTGGAGACGGCCGTGAACGCACTGTGGGACGCCGCTCCACTGGTCGGTGACCGGGTCAGCGTGGTCGGCGGCGGGATGGTCGGCTGCGCGGTGGCGGCCCTGCTGGCCCGTTTTCCCGGGGTGCGGGTCGAACTGGTCGACCCGGACGAGACCCGCGCCGGGGTGGCCGCGGCGCTCGGCGTCGACTTCGCCGCGCCCGCGGCGGCCACCGGCGGGCGGGACCTGGTGGTGCACGCCAGCGCCACCGCCGCCGGCCTGCAACGGTCACTGGAGCTGCTGCGGCCGGAGGGCACCGTGGTCGAGCTGAGCTGGTACGGCGACCGGCCGGTGCAGCTGAGCCTCGGCGGGGTGTTCCACTCTGGACGCCTCACCGTGCGTAGCAGCCAGGTCGGCGCGGTCGCGCCGGCGCGGCGGGGCAGCCGCAGCTACGCCGACCGGCTCGCCCTCGCCCTCGACCTGCTCGCCGACCCGGCCTTCGACGTCCTGCTCAGCGGGGAGTCCCGCTTCGCGGAGCTGCCCGACGTGCTTGCCCGACTCAGCGCGGGTGACCTGCCCGCGCTGTGCCACCTGATCCGCTACGACGGGGAGTGA
- a CDS encoding RibD family protein produces the protein MTGPTRRPYVLLSCATSIDGYLDDTSDERLLLSNEADLDRIDAVRAGCDAILVGAGTVRCDDPRLLVRSARLRAQRVARGLPESPMKVTLTGCGDLDPTGRFFTLGDSERIVYCASPAVEKTRHRLGGLATVVDAGDPVDPAWTLADLAGRGVGRLMVEGGAEVHRQFLTAGLADELHLVVAPFFVGDRRAPRFGGDGFFPWHPGRRARVVEARQIGDVVLTRYALSERCPQG, from the coding sequence GTGACCGGCCCGACCCGGCGGCCGTACGTGCTGCTGAGCTGCGCCACCTCGATCGACGGGTACCTCGACGACACCTCCGACGAGCGGCTGCTGCTGTCCAACGAGGCCGACCTGGACCGGATCGACGCGGTGCGGGCCGGGTGCGACGCGATCCTGGTCGGGGCGGGCACGGTGCGCTGCGACGACCCGAGGCTGCTGGTGCGCTCGGCGCGGCTGCGGGCGCAGCGGGTCGCCCGGGGCCTGCCCGAGTCGCCGATGAAGGTGACCCTGACCGGCTGCGGCGACCTGGACCCGACGGGCCGGTTCTTCACCCTCGGCGACAGCGAACGGATCGTCTACTGTGCCAGCCCGGCGGTGGAGAAGACCCGGCACCGGCTCGGTGGGTTGGCCACGGTGGTGGACGCGGGCGACCCGGTCGACCCGGCCTGGACGCTGGCGGACCTCGCCGGGCGCGGGGTGGGCCGGCTCATGGTGGAGGGCGGGGCGGAGGTGCACCGGCAGTTCCTCACCGCCGGGCTCGCCGACGAGCTGCACCTGGTGGTGGCCCCGTTCTTCGTCGGCGACCGGCGGGCGCCCCGCTTCGGCGGCGACGGCTTCTTCCCGTGGCACCCCGGCCGGCGGGCCCGGGTGGTGGAGGCCCGCCAGATCGGCGACGTGGTGCTGACCCGGTACGCCCTGTCGGAGCGCTGCCCGCAGGGGTGA
- a CDS encoding class I SAM-dependent methyltransferase — protein MSEWSVDLPPDFAHWLALREPADVAARSVDLVDAVRRRLAGPVVVHDLGSGTGSLGRWLAPLLPGPQRWVMYDQDDDLLARARADMVDTAADGNPVTVRTRRGDLTRLTAADLAGASLVTASALLDMLTAEEIDRLVDACVGADCPALFLISVTGAVRLDPVDPLDVEVAEAFNDHQRRTVGGRTLLGPDAAHACAAAFARHGVPVTTRPSPWRLGPSDAALTAQWFTGWFDAACEQRPDLAGRARGYARRRLAEAAAGRLDVTVEHVDLLAGVG, from the coding sequence ATGAGCGAGTGGAGCGTTGACCTGCCCCCCGATTTCGCGCACTGGCTGGCCCTGCGGGAGCCCGCCGACGTGGCCGCCCGCTCGGTCGACCTGGTCGACGCGGTACGGCGGCGACTGGCCGGGCCGGTCGTCGTGCACGACCTGGGCTCCGGCACCGGCTCGCTGGGCCGCTGGCTGGCCCCGCTGCTGCCCGGCCCGCAGCGCTGGGTCATGTACGACCAGGATGACGACCTGCTCGCCCGCGCCCGCGCCGACATGGTCGACACCGCCGCCGACGGCAACCCGGTGACGGTGCGGACCCGGCGCGGCGATCTCACCCGGCTGACCGCCGCCGACCTGGCCGGCGCGTCCCTGGTGACCGCCTCGGCGCTGCTGGACATGCTCACCGCCGAGGAGATCGACCGGCTGGTCGACGCCTGCGTGGGGGCCGACTGCCCCGCCCTGTTCCTGATCTCGGTGACCGGTGCCGTGCGGCTGGACCCGGTGGACCCCCTCGATGTCGAGGTGGCCGAGGCGTTCAACGACCACCAGCGGCGTACCGTGGGCGGGCGAACCCTGCTCGGCCCGGACGCGGCGCACGCCTGCGCGGCGGCCTTCGCCCGGCACGGGGTGCCCGTGACGACCCGCCCCAGCCCCTGGCGGCTCGGACCCTCGGACGCCGCGCTGACGGCGCAGTGGTTCACCGGCTGGTTCGACGCCGCCTGCGAGCAGCGTCCCGACCTGGCCGGCCGGGCCCGCGGGTACGCCCGTCGTCGGCTGGCCGAAGCCGCAGCCGGCCGGCTCGACGTCACGGTGGAGCACGTGGACCTGCTCGCCGGGGTCGGTTGA
- a CDS encoding 6-pyruvoyl trahydropterin synthase family protein produces the protein MFSVTVRDHIMVAHSFSGAVFGPAQRLHGATFVVDATFRRPDLDDDGVVVDIGLATEQLKAVLGELNYRNLDDEPAFAGTNTTTEVLARTVADRLAARVAAGDLGVGAHGLTGLTVTLHESHVAWAAYERSLP, from the coding sequence GTGTTCAGCGTGACCGTCCGTGACCACATCATGGTCGCCCACAGTTTCTCCGGTGCCGTGTTCGGGCCCGCCCAGCGGCTGCACGGCGCGACGTTCGTCGTCGACGCCACCTTCCGCCGTCCCGATCTCGACGACGACGGAGTCGTCGTCGACATCGGGCTCGCCACCGAGCAGCTCAAGGCCGTCCTCGGCGAACTCAACTACCGCAACCTCGACGACGAGCCGGCGTTCGCCGGCACCAACACCACCACCGAGGTGCTGGCCCGCACCGTCGCCGACCGGCTCGCCGCCCGGGTGGCCGCCGGCGACCTGGGCGTCGGCGCGCACGGCCTCACCGGCCTCACCGTCACCCTGCACGAGTCGCACGTGGCCTGGGCCGCCTACGAACGGTCCCTCCCGTGA
- a CDS encoding GNAT family N-acetyltransferase yields the protein MSEHHHERDVPGFGRVVFRPVAPDTDADVIHSWVSQDRARFWGMTDADRDRVAEIYRYVDSLPTHHAYLALRDGSPVALFQSYEPEHDPVGQVYPVRPGDHGVHLLIGPTDRPEPGFTGTLLREFLAFVFRDPGRRRIVMEPDARNDRVLARLRRTGFVDGPLVDLPDKWARLLFLDRATFEG from the coding sequence ATGAGTGAACACCACCACGAGCGGGACGTGCCGGGCTTCGGGCGGGTGGTCTTCCGGCCGGTCGCCCCGGACACCGACGCCGACGTGATCCACTCCTGGGTGAGCCAGGACCGCGCCCGGTTCTGGGGCATGACCGACGCCGACCGGGACCGGGTGGCCGAGATCTACCGGTACGTCGACTCGCTGCCCACACACCACGCCTACCTGGCGTTGCGGGACGGGTCGCCGGTCGCCCTGTTCCAGTCGTACGAGCCGGAACACGACCCGGTCGGCCAGGTCTACCCCGTGCGGCCCGGCGATCACGGCGTCCACCTGCTGATCGGCCCCACCGACCGGCCCGAGCCCGGGTTCACCGGCACCCTGCTGCGCGAGTTCCTCGCCTTCGTGTTCCGCGACCCGGGCCGGCGGCGGATCGTGATGGAGCCGGACGCGCGCAACGACCGGGTGCTCGCCCGGCTGCGGCGCACCGGATTCGTCGACGGTCCCCTGGTCGACCTGCCGGACAAGTGGGCCCGGTTGCTGTTCCTCGACCGGGCCACGTTCGAGGGCTGA
- a CDS encoding snapalysin family zinc-dependent metalloprotease, with the protein MIRRQLLRTAGAVLAAVLAATGVQVATGSPASAARTVYYDASRAGEFRSTFDQAAQIWNGRVSNVRLVPRSPGNITIYVDSGWPRAQVYSLGSGRIWMGMTAVNQGYNRTRIATHEFGHILGLPDRRTGLCSDLMSGSSAPVSCTNANPSDAEASRVNQLFAGSAAAADVAGTYEEVTPFVVGGRPATENYPWMVYTSGCTGTLIKANWVVTAKHCPTPSSVRVGSVNRTSGGTVVRVIRAVNNPTIDVKLMQLASSVSYAPASIPTTSGAVGTATRIIGWGQTCAPRGCGSAPTVAHELDTSIVSDTRCLGINGRYEICTNNTNGNSGACYGDSGGPQVRRINGVWHLIGATSRAGNNNSTCATGPSIYGDLPSIRTWINSQVGGLPAAAV; encoded by the coding sequence ATGATCCGACGACAACTGCTGCGTACGGCCGGTGCCGTACTGGCGGCGGTGCTCGCCGCGACCGGGGTGCAGGTTGCCACCGGCAGCCCCGCCTCGGCAGCCCGGACCGTCTACTACGACGCCAGCCGGGCCGGCGAGTTCCGGAGCACCTTCGACCAGGCCGCGCAGATCTGGAACGGCCGGGTCAGCAACGTGCGACTGGTGCCCCGGTCCCCGGGCAACATCACCATCTACGTCGACAGTGGCTGGCCCCGGGCGCAGGTCTACTCCCTCGGTTCCGGCCGCATCTGGATGGGCATGACCGCCGTCAACCAGGGCTACAACCGCACCCGCATCGCCACCCACGAGTTCGGCCACATCCTCGGCCTGCCCGACCGGCGCACCGGCCTGTGCTCCGACCTGATGTCCGGCAGCAGCGCCCCGGTCTCCTGCACCAACGCCAACCCCAGCGACGCCGAGGCCAGCCGGGTGAACCAGCTCTTCGCCGGCAGCGCCGCCGCCGCCGACGTGGCCGGGACGTACGAGGAGGTCACCCCGTTCGTGGTCGGTGGCCGGCCGGCCACCGAGAACTACCCGTGGATGGTCTACACCTCCGGCTGCACCGGCACCCTGATCAAGGCGAACTGGGTGGTCACCGCCAAGCACTGCCCGACCCCGAGCTCGGTGCGGGTCGGCAGCGTCAACCGCACCAGCGGCGGCACGGTCGTCCGGGTGATCCGCGCGGTCAACAACCCCACCATCGACGTCAAGCTGATGCAGCTGGCCAGCTCGGTCAGCTACGCCCCGGCCTCCATCCCCACCACCTCCGGTGCGGTCGGCACCGCCACCCGCATCATCGGCTGGGGTCAGACCTGTGCTCCCCGGGGCTGCGGCTCCGCCCCGACCGTGGCGCACGAACTGGACACCTCGATCGTGTCGGACACCCGGTGCCTCGGCATCAACGGCCGGTACGAGATCTGCACCAACAACACCAACGGCAACTCGGGCGCCTGCTACGGCGACTCGGGCGGCCCGCAGGTGCGCCGGATCAACGGCGTGTGGCACCTGATCGGCGCGACCAGCCGCGCCGGCAACAACAACTCCACCTGCGCCACCGGCCCGTCCATCTACGGTGACCTGCCGTCGATCCGTACCTGGATCAACAGCCAGGTCGGCGGTCTGCCGGCAGCGGCAGTCTGA
- a CDS encoding penicillin acylase family protein, whose translation MTPPPPAPDDADGHRLFRDPWGVPHLRAPEPGGLAYAQGRVTAVDRAWQLEVERHRAQGTSAAFLGPDALAWDVFARRVRLADTARRCHAALDPATAAWVGRFVDGVNAGLATGAARAPEFATCGLTPGVWQPWTPLALWLGHHVLFAGFPTKLWREHVARRLGDAAATLFAADGPATSGSNGWLLAGDRTATGAPLIAGDPHRFIEAPGIYQQIRLACPEYDVAGLAVPGVPGIAHFGHAGPVAWAITNAMADYQDLYAERLRRRGDAVEAYGPDGWRPAHRHVETVEVAGGAPVEVEVIETERGPVVAGGPDDPTGAVALRHPPRVTGDLGFAVLPALLRARTVDDVDAALDGWVEPVNVVLAADTTGGLLHRVAGRVPQRHDDNRLRVVPAWDAAYAWRGWQPTPRARVDGVAVMANERGLSAPLGVEFAPPYRADRIRELLDTSTGWRPEQMSTVHMDTHHAASGPLLGLLAGLDGLTPAAAALRDRLLRWDRRMAADSADAAAYADLRAAVVRRLAAHPALADLAEPPAYPQVFAPWLALLPRVGHALNSLLRSDLLDVDGAALVRAAVEEVAATGAAGRWGERHRLAAWRALPDPAAGPGPELSGDHDCVLATSSVPGVTDLCLRGPAARYVWDLADREHSRWVVPHGATGGGAHRDDQQPLWLRGDLTPVTCDWAKLIEERDE comes from the coding sequence GTGACGCCGCCGCCCCCCGCACCGGACGACGCCGACGGTCACCGCCTGTTCCGCGACCCGTGGGGCGTCCCGCACCTGCGCGCCCCCGAGCCGGGCGGGCTGGCCTACGCGCAGGGCCGGGTCACCGCCGTCGACCGGGCCTGGCAGCTGGAGGTGGAGCGGCACCGCGCCCAGGGCACCAGCGCCGCGTTCCTCGGCCCCGACGCCCTCGCCTGGGACGTCTTCGCCCGCCGGGTCCGCCTCGCCGACACCGCCCGGCGCTGTCACGCCGCCCTCGACCCGGCCACGGCCGCCTGGGTGGGCCGCTTCGTCGACGGCGTCAACGCCGGGCTCGCCACGGGTGCGGCGCGGGCGCCCGAGTTCGCCACCTGCGGGCTCACCCCCGGGGTGTGGCAGCCGTGGACGCCGCTGGCGCTGTGGCTCGGTCACCACGTGCTGTTCGCCGGTTTCCCCACGAAGCTGTGGCGCGAGCACGTCGCCCGCCGGCTCGGCGACGCCGCCGCCACCCTGTTCGCCGCCGACGGACCGGCCACCTCCGGCAGCAACGGCTGGCTGCTGGCCGGCGACCGCACCGCCACCGGTGCGCCACTGATCGCCGGCGACCCGCACCGGTTCATCGAGGCCCCGGGCATCTACCAGCAGATCCGCCTGGCCTGCCCGGAGTACGACGTGGCCGGGCTGGCGGTGCCCGGCGTCCCCGGCATCGCCCACTTCGGGCACGCCGGGCCGGTGGCCTGGGCGATCACCAACGCGATGGCCGACTACCAGGACCTGTACGCGGAGCGGCTGCGTCGCCGCGGCGACGCGGTCGAGGCGTACGGGCCGGACGGCTGGCGGCCCGCGCACCGGCACGTGGAGACGGTCGAGGTGGCCGGCGGCGCACCCGTCGAGGTGGAGGTGATCGAGACCGAGCGGGGCCCGGTCGTCGCGGGCGGCCCCGACGATCCGACGGGAGCGGTCGCCCTGCGCCACCCGCCCCGGGTCACCGGCGACCTCGGCTTCGCCGTGCTGCCGGCCCTGCTGCGCGCCCGCACCGTCGACGACGTCGACGCGGCCCTCGACGGCTGGGTCGAGCCGGTCAACGTCGTGCTGGCCGCCGACACCACGGGCGGGCTGCTGCACCGGGTCGCCGGCCGGGTGCCGCAGCGGCACGACGACAACCGGCTGCGGGTGGTGCCCGCCTGGGACGCCGCGTACGCCTGGCGGGGTTGGCAGCCCACTCCGCGTGCCCGGGTGGACGGGGTCGCGGTGATGGCCAACGAGCGGGGACTGTCCGCGCCCCTGGGGGTCGAGTTCGCGCCGCCGTACCGGGCCGACCGGATCCGGGAACTGCTCGACACGTCCACGGGGTGGCGGCCCGAGCAGATGTCGACCGTCCACATGGACACCCACCACGCCGCGTCCGGGCCGCTGCTGGGCCTGCTCGCCGGGTTGGACGGGCTCACCCCGGCCGCCGCCGCCCTGCGCGACCGGCTGCTGCGCTGGGACCGGCGGATGGCCGCCGACAGCGCCGACGCCGCCGCGTACGCCGACCTGCGGGCGGCCGTGGTACGCCGGCTCGCCGCCCACCCGGCCCTGGCCGACCTGGCCGAACCGCCGGCGTACCCGCAGGTGTTCGCCCCCTGGCTGGCCCTGCTCCCCCGGGTCGGTCACGCGCTGAACTCACTGCTGCGCAGCGACCTGCTCGACGTCGACGGCGCGGCGCTGGTACGCGCGGCGGTGGAGGAGGTCGCCGCAACCGGCGCGGCGGGGCGGTGGGGGGAACGGCACCGGCTGGCCGCGTGGCGGGCGCTGCCCGACCCGGCGGCCGGCCCCGGGCCGGAGCTGTCCGGTGACCACGACTGCGTCCTGGCCACCTCCAGCGTCCCGGGGGTCACCGACCTGTGCCTGCGCGGTCCGGCCGCCCGCTACGTGTGGGACCTGGCCGACCGGGAGCACAGCCGGTGGGTGGTGCCGCACGGCGCGACCGGTGGCGGTGCGCACCGCGACGACCAGCAGCCGCTCTGGCTGCGCGGCGACCTGACCCCCGTCACCTGCGACTGGGCGAAGCTGATCGAGGAACGCGATGAGTGA
- a CDS encoding glycosyltransferase family 4 protein has protein sequence MPTLHVVLPGDIDDPAEPSGGNGYDRRICAGLAAVGWAVREHAVPGSWPRPGDADRAALAAVLAGLPDDAPVLLDGLVASTVPELLTAQSARLRLVVLVHLPLEDEAEERALAAARAVVATSDWTGRRLCQRYALPAGRVHVAAPGVEPAPPATGSPAGTALLCVATVAPHKGHDVLVEALATLTDRRWTLTCVGPLTRDPGFVDRLRGRVDAYGLGGRVRLVGPLTGDGLAAAYDAADLLVLATRGETYGMVVTEALARGIPVLASEVGGMPDALGWAPDGTRPGVLVPPDDPAALGGALRRWLDEPALREGLRRAAHDRRGTLPGWPVTTIRIDQVLKEAMAA, from the coding sequence GTGCCGACCCTGCACGTCGTGCTGCCCGGCGACATCGACGATCCGGCGGAACCCAGCGGCGGTAACGGCTACGACCGGCGGATCTGCGCCGGCCTGGCCGCCGTCGGCTGGGCGGTGCGCGAGCACGCCGTGCCCGGCTCCTGGCCCCGGCCCGGCGACGCGGACCGTGCCGCCCTGGCCGCCGTGCTCGCCGGGCTGCCCGACGACGCCCCCGTCCTGCTCGACGGGCTGGTCGCCTCGACGGTGCCGGAGCTGCTCACCGCGCAGTCCGCCCGGCTGCGCCTGGTGGTGCTGGTGCACCTGCCGCTGGAGGACGAGGCGGAGGAACGGGCCCTCGCGGCGGCCCGGGCGGTGGTGGCCACCAGCGACTGGACCGGCCGCCGGCTGTGCCAGCGGTACGCGTTGCCCGCCGGGCGGGTGCACGTCGCCGCTCCCGGTGTGGAGCCCGCGCCGCCCGCGACCGGCTCGCCGGCCGGCACGGCGCTGCTCTGCGTCGCCACGGTCGCCCCCCACAAGGGACACGACGTGCTGGTCGAGGCGCTGGCCACGCTCACCGACCGGCGGTGGACGCTGACCTGCGTGGGACCGCTGACCCGTGACCCGGGCTTCGTCGACCGGCTGCGCGGGCGCGTCGACGCGTACGGCCTCGGCGGCCGGGTCCGGCTGGTCGGCCCGCTGACCGGCGACGGGCTCGCCGCCGCGTACGATGCCGCCGACCTGCTGGTGCTGGCCACCCGCGGCGAGACGTACGGGATGGTCGTCACCGAAGCCCTCGCGCGCGGCATCCCCGTGCTGGCCAGCGAGGTGGGGGGCATGCCCGACGCCCTCGGGTGGGCCCCCGACGGCACCCGGCCCGGTGTGCTGGTGCCCCCGGACGACCCGGCGGCCCTGGGCGGAGCGCTGCGCCGCTGGCTCGATGAGCCGGCCCTGCGCGAAGGGCTGCGCCGCGCCGCCCACGACCGGCGGGGGACCCTGCCCGGGTGGCCGGTCACCACGATCCGGATCGACCAGGTGCTCAAGGAGGCGATGGCGGCATGA